A genomic window from Pungitius pungitius chromosome 12, fPunPun2.1, whole genome shotgun sequence includes:
- the sox10 gene encoding transcription factor SOX-10 isoform X2, whose protein sequence is MSREEQSMSDVELSPGMSDDSRSLSPGHPCGAAGGRDSPLGGRQRPQPAGLDDSVAGCSSIKSEDEDERFPAGIRDAVSQVLNCYDWTLVPMPVRVNNGSKSKPHVKRPMNAFMVWAQAARRKLADQHPHLHNAELSKTLGKLWRLLNESDKRPFIEEAERLRKQHKKDYPDYKYQPRRRKSGKPGSGSGSEADGHSEGHSPPTPPTTPKTEPQPGKVGDGKREGAGKGGLRGAMGPEGSSGAPGSGKPHIDFGNVDIGEMSHEVMANMEPFDVNEFDQYLPPNGHPGVGQSSGAGAAATPSPASPYTYGISSALAAAGGHSAAWLSKQQQQQQPLQHHGPPLGADPSKAQVKSEAGGAGGHFAEAASVGSHVTYTPLSLPHYGSAFPSLASRAQFAEYSDHQASGSYYAHSSQASGLYSAFSYMGPSQRPLYTAITDPASVPQSHSPTHWEQPIYTTLSRP, encoded by the exons ATgtccagagaggagcagagcatGTCGGACGTTGAGCTCAGTCCCGGGATGTCAGACGACAGTCGCTCCCTGTCGCCGGGACATCCCTGCGGCGCCGCCGGCGGGCGGGACTCGCCCCTGGGCGGGCGGCAGCGGCCGCAGCCGGCGGGTCTGGACGACTCGGTGGCGGGCTGCTCGTCCATCAAatccgaggacgaggacgaacGCTTCCCCGCGGGGATCCGCGACGCGGTGAGCCAGGTCCTCAACTGCTACGACTGGACCCTGGTGCCCATGCCCGTGCGCGTCAACAACGGCAGCAAGAGCAAGCCGCACGTGAAGAGGCCGATGAACGCCTTCATGGTGTGGGCGCAGGCGGCGCGCAGGAAGCTGGCCGACCAGCACCCGCACCTGCACAACGCGGAGCTCAGCAAGACCCTGGGGAAGCTGTGGAG GCTTCTTAACGAGAGCGACAAGCGACCCTTCATCGAGGAGGCCGAGCGGCTGCGTAAGCAGCACAAGAAGGACTACCCCGACTACAAATACCAGCCACGACGCCGCAAAAGTGGAAAGCCCGGTTCTGGGTCAGGAAGTGAGGCCGATGGCCATTCAGAGG GTCACAGtcctcccacccctcccaccaCTCCCAAGACCGAGCCTCAGCCTGGGAAGGTGGGGGATGGAAAGCGGGAGGGGGCTGGCAAGGGGGGCTTGCGGGGCGCGATGGGCCCAGAGGGGAGCTCAGGTGCTCCGGGATCTGGAAAACCTCACATCGACTTTGGTAACGTGGACATTGGGGAGATGAGCCACGAGGTGATGGCCAACATGGAGCCTTTCGACGTCAATGAGTTCGACCAGTACCTTCCCCCAAATGGACACCCGGGGGTCGGGCAAAGTTCTGGGGCGGGAGCGGCCGCTACACCTTCCCCGGCCTCTCCGTACACCTACGGCATCTCCTCGGCTCTGGCGGCGGCCGGTGGACACTCGGCGGCCTGGCtctccaagcagcagcagcagcagcagccgctgcaACACCACGGCCCGCCTCTGGGCGCGGATCCCTCCAAAGCCCAGGTCAAGAGTGAGGCCGGGGGTGCCGGGGGTCACTTTGCAGAGGCGGCCTCTGTAGGTTCCCATGTCACCTATACCCCCCTCAGCCTTCCTCACTACGGCTCTGCCTTCCCCTCACTGGCCTCCAGGGCCCAGTTCGCAGAGTACTCCGACCACCAGGCCTCAGGGTCGTATTACGCTCACTCCAGCCAGGCCTCAGGGTTGTACTCTGCCTTCTCTTACATGGGGCCCTCCCAGAGGCCCCTGTACACCGCCATCACCGACCCGGCCAGCGTGCCGCAGTCACACAGCCCCACGCACTGGGAACAGCCCATCTACACGACCCTGTCGCGGCCATGA
- the LOC119220884 gene encoding MICAL-like protein 1, whose product MASPRDVREWCRATCAPYPTVEIKNMSTSFRDGLAFCAIIHRHRPDLIDFSSLCKDNVYQNNKMAFEIAERKLGIPALLDPGDMVSTKVPDCLSVVTYLSRYYRFFSRKSQAGGVSARSSHAASKTLKRLMIQADLETSREVRLSSTRPGSVCSVCFKPVHLIQRHLTDGKIYHRSCFRCSVCRSALLPDTQGSDGTSSICTHHSTTDSRPQCTFQAGYFSLGGLAISTVPDYKETAESVCKKTEERESKGRNVGLKDSAVGPGTSPRPGAALAEGKTQQEETKTQGTSGLSSPCAPVTEGSGRPVAAPRRMLDPSGAPVPAPRTRAARAQVSAPSAGDSSNHKICSSNSSHINANPTTGSPKVQTNHPWMNIIHPGPWTQLPPAPPPVPTPRSKAVSTPPRSWSRPRVPPANPFEEEEDTQKKGTKPEPANQSEPSAPAVRSESGANQRKTRAAVCTTDAADPASKSTPDVDDDDGTLSEATKTSRNTKGFPVDVTEAAEQTQSLLLPRSLSVPAIASAPPQSSILHYDSKEANEPDQVVSPQTKLACKENPFNRCDAMPKSKTLQALSSTRAPAPGHGFPLIKRKVQSDQNVSTKDLQAQMRELEKDLEALEQRGVELEGNLRGCTDDEEEDQMLMGWFSLVHERHLLMCRDTELVYLTKQQQLEERQADVEYELRCLLNKPGSDWSPEDRGREQQLMEELVATIERRNQIVSSLDQDRQREREEDMLLEDMMKNKEIQTEELKELKKSRGKFKPAKMFKMLNHKAESKKDSVDKKS is encoded by the exons ATGGCATCGCCGAGGGACGTGCGCGAGTGGTGCCGCGCCACGTGCGCCCCTTACCCCACTGTGGAAATCAAGAACATGTCGACGTCATTCAGAGATGGACTTGCGTTTTGTGCCATCATCCACAGGCACCGACCGGACCTGAT AGATTTCAGCTCCCTCTGCAAAGATAatgtttatcaaaataacaagaTG GCATTTGAGATTGCCGAGAGGAAGCTGGGCATCCCCGCGCTGCTGGACCCTGGGGACATGGTGTCCACCAAGGTGCCTGATTGTCTGAGCGTCGTCACCTACCTCTCCCGGTACTACCGCTTCTTCAGCAGGAAGTCTCAGG CCGGTGGGGTCAGTGCGAGGTCATCCCACGCAGCGAGTAAAACCCTCAAACGCCTCATG aTCCAGGCTGATCTGGAAACCAGTAGAGAAGTGCGTTTATCCAGCACAAGGCCGGGGAgcgtgtgcagtgtgtgttttaagcCTGTCCACCTTATACAGAGGCATTTGACCGACGGAAAGATCTACCATCGCAGCTGTTTCAG GTGCAGCGTGTGCCGCAGCGCTCTTCTCCCCGACACACAGGGAAGTGACGGCACCTCGTCCATCTGCACTCACCACAGTACCACTGACAGTCGGCCCCAATGTACGTTTCAGGCAGGTTATTTCTCTCTGGGAGGATTGGCCATCTCCACAGTCCCTGATTACAAAGAGACAGCAGAGTCTGTCTGTAagaagacagaggagagagaaagcaaGGGAAGGAACGTAGGGCTCAAAGACTCAGCTGTGGGCCCGGGGACGTCTCCTCGTCCCGGGGCCGCCCTCGCAGAAGGTAAGacacagcaggaggagacaaagactcAGGGCACCTCGGGGCTCTCTTCACCGTGTGCACCAGTGACAGAAGGAAGCGGTCGGCCGGTTGCAGCACCAAGGCGGATGTTGGACCCGTCTGGAGCGCCGGTTCCGGCACCAAGGACCAGAGCTGCCCGGGCCCAGGTCAGCGCCCCCTCTGCAG GCGATTCATCCAATCACAAGATATGTTCATCCAACTCGTCTCACAT TAACGCCAACCCAACGACAGGTAGCCCTAAAGTGCAAACCAACCATCCGTGGATGAATATCATCCACCCCGGACCCTGGACTCAACTGCCTCCCGCTCCACCCCCGGTACCTACTCCTCGATCCAAAGCCGTCTCCACCCCGCCGAGGTCCTGGAGCAGGCCCAGGGTGCCTCCTGCCAATCCatttgaagaagaggaggacacCCAGAAAAAAGGAACGAAACCTGAGCCTgccaaccaatcagagccctCAGCGCCAGCTGTCCGCTCAGAGAGTGGTGCCAATCAAAGAAAGACGCGTGCTGCTGTTTGTACAACTGATGCTGCAGATCCTGCTAGTAAATCAACACCTGatgtggatgatgatgatggaactTTAAGTGAAGCAACTAAAACAAGCAGAAACACAAAGGGTTTCCCCGTGGATGTGACCGAAGCTGCAGAGCAAACACAAAGTCTCCTTTTACCCAGGAGTCTGTCTGTGCCGGCTATCGCATCGGCCCCCCCCCAAAGCTCCATCCTGCATTATGACTCCAAGGAGGCAAACGAGCCCGACCAGGTTGTGTCGCCTCAAACTAAG CTGGCCTGCAAAGAGAACCCTTTTAATCGATGCGACGCGATGCCCAAATCAAAGACCCTTCAGGCCCTCTCCTCTACACGGGCCCCCGCCCCCGGACACGGCTTCCCACTCATCAAGAGGAAG GTGCAGTCTGACCAGAATGTGTCCACCAAAGACCTGCAGGCGCAGATGAGAGAGCTGGAGAAAGATCTGGAAGCATTGGAACAAAGAGGAGTCGAACTGGAGGGGAATCTGAGAGGCTGCACGGACG atgaagaggaggatcaaATGCTAATGGGCTGGTTCTCTCTTGTCCACGAGAGACACCTTCTGATGTGCAGAGACACCGAGCTGGTTTACCT gacaaagcagcagcagctggaggagagacaggCAGATGTGGAGTATGAGCTCAGATGTCTGCTAAATAAACCTG GGAGCGACTGGAGTCCGGAGGACCGCGGGCgagagcagcagctgatggaggagctggtCGCCACCATCGAGCGGAGGAACCAGATCGTCAGCAGCTTGGATCAGGACAGGCAGAG GGAAAGGGAAGAAGATATGCTTTTGGAAGACATGATGAAAAACAAAg AGATTCAGACAGAAGAACttaaagagctgaaaaagtCGAGAGGAAAATTCAAGCCTGCAAAAATGTTCAAGATGTTAAACCATAAAGCTGAGAGCAAAAAAGACTCTGTGGACAAAAAGAGTTGA
- the sox10 gene encoding transcription factor SOX-10 isoform X1, translated as MSREEQSMSDVELSPGMSDDSRSLSPGHPCGAAGGRDSPLGGRQRPQPAGLDDSVAGCSSIKSEDEDERFPAGIRDAVSQVLNCYDWTLVPMPVRVNNGSKSKPHVKRPMNAFMVWAQAARRKLADQHPHLHNAELSKTLGKLWRLLNESDKRPFIEEAERLRKQHKKDYPDYKYQPRRRKSGKPGSGSGSEADGHSEGEVSHNQPHYKGLQLDVALIRGAGSPLADGHHPAGHSPPTPPTTPKTEPQPGKVGDGKREGAGKGGLRGAMGPEGSSGAPGSGKPHIDFGNVDIGEMSHEVMANMEPFDVNEFDQYLPPNGHPGVGQSSGAGAAATPSPASPYTYGISSALAAAGGHSAAWLSKQQQQQQPLQHHGPPLGADPSKAQVKSEAGGAGGHFAEAASVGSHVTYTPLSLPHYGSAFPSLASRAQFAEYSDHQASGSYYAHSSQASGLYSAFSYMGPSQRPLYTAITDPASVPQSHSPTHWEQPIYTTLSRP; from the exons ATgtccagagaggagcagagcatGTCGGACGTTGAGCTCAGTCCCGGGATGTCAGACGACAGTCGCTCCCTGTCGCCGGGACATCCCTGCGGCGCCGCCGGCGGGCGGGACTCGCCCCTGGGCGGGCGGCAGCGGCCGCAGCCGGCGGGTCTGGACGACTCGGTGGCGGGCTGCTCGTCCATCAAatccgaggacgaggacgaacGCTTCCCCGCGGGGATCCGCGACGCGGTGAGCCAGGTCCTCAACTGCTACGACTGGACCCTGGTGCCCATGCCCGTGCGCGTCAACAACGGCAGCAAGAGCAAGCCGCACGTGAAGAGGCCGATGAACGCCTTCATGGTGTGGGCGCAGGCGGCGCGCAGGAAGCTGGCCGACCAGCACCCGCACCTGCACAACGCGGAGCTCAGCAAGACCCTGGGGAAGCTGTGGAG GCTTCTTAACGAGAGCGACAAGCGACCCTTCATCGAGGAGGCCGAGCGGCTGCGTAAGCAGCACAAGAAGGACTACCCCGACTACAAATACCAGCCACGACGCCGCAAAAGTGGAAAGCCCGGTTCTGGGTCAGGAAGTGAGGCCGATGGCCATTCAGAGGGTGAGGTCAGCCACAACCAGCCCCACTACAAGGGCCTCCAACTGGATGTGGCCCTCATCAGAGGAGCCGGGTCACCTCTGGCAGATGGGCACCACCCTGCAG GTCACAGtcctcccacccctcccaccaCTCCCAAGACCGAGCCTCAGCCTGGGAAGGTGGGGGATGGAAAGCGGGAGGGGGCTGGCAAGGGGGGCTTGCGGGGCGCGATGGGCCCAGAGGGGAGCTCAGGTGCTCCGGGATCTGGAAAACCTCACATCGACTTTGGTAACGTGGACATTGGGGAGATGAGCCACGAGGTGATGGCCAACATGGAGCCTTTCGACGTCAATGAGTTCGACCAGTACCTTCCCCCAAATGGACACCCGGGGGTCGGGCAAAGTTCTGGGGCGGGAGCGGCCGCTACACCTTCCCCGGCCTCTCCGTACACCTACGGCATCTCCTCGGCTCTGGCGGCGGCCGGTGGACACTCGGCGGCCTGGCtctccaagcagcagcagcagcagcagccgctgcaACACCACGGCCCGCCTCTGGGCGCGGATCCCTCCAAAGCCCAGGTCAAGAGTGAGGCCGGGGGTGCCGGGGGTCACTTTGCAGAGGCGGCCTCTGTAGGTTCCCATGTCACCTATACCCCCCTCAGCCTTCCTCACTACGGCTCTGCCTTCCCCTCACTGGCCTCCAGGGCCCAGTTCGCAGAGTACTCCGACCACCAGGCCTCAGGGTCGTATTACGCTCACTCCAGCCAGGCCTCAGGGTTGTACTCTGCCTTCTCTTACATGGGGCCCTCCCAGAGGCCCCTGTACACCGCCATCACCGACCCGGCCAGCGTGCCGCAGTCACACAGCCCCACGCACTGGGAACAGCCCATCTACACGACCCTGTCGCGGCCATGA
- the polr2f gene encoding DNA-directed RNA polymerases I, II, and III subunit RPABC2, translating into MSDNEDNFDDGDFEDAEEDDGLDDLENVGDEDRENVQILPAGEGQQANLKRITTPYMTKYERARVLGTRALQIAMCAPVMVELEGETDPLQIAMKELKSRKIPIIIRRYLPDGSYEDWGCDELIITD; encoded by the exons ATGTCCGACAACGAAGATAA CTTCGACGACGGAGACTTCGAAGATGCCGAAGAAGATGATGGATTGGATGACCTGGAAAACGTCGGCGAT GAGGACCGGGAGAACGTTCAGATCCTCCCCGCAGGAGAGGGGCAGCAGGCCAACCTGAAGCGGATCACGACGCCCTACATGACCAAGTACGAGAGGGCCCGAGTGCTGGGGACCCGCGCGCTGCAGATCGC CATGTGCGCTCCAGTcatggtggagctggagggagaaaCAGACCCCTTGCAAATAGCTATGAAAGAACTTAA GAGCAGAAAGATCCCAATCATCATCCGCAGGTACCTTCCTGATGGCAGTTATGAGGACTGGGGCTGTGACGAGCTCATCATAACTGATTAA